In Nakamurella antarctica, the following are encoded in one genomic region:
- a CDS encoding acetate kinase: MDCNVLVFNCGSSSIKFQLLKVDTEQVLAKGSVERVGSIDGTITFESAAGETTANEPVPDHAAGMTLIREAFKRGGFDLDNAGIVAIGHRVVHGGAAFSAPVLINDEALTAMRDVSVLAPLHNPANIIGIERASAAFPKLPQVAVFDTAFFQNLPAAASTYAVDRQLASDNGIRRYGFHGTSHQYVSGRVPLMLNRDPSELNQIVLHLGNGASVAAIRGGAPVETSMGMTPLEGLVMGTRSGDIDAGVIFHLHRVAGMSVDQIDTALNRKSGMVGLSGVNDFRDLHALVAGGDHDAQLALDVYIHRIKKYVGAYSAILGRLDAITFTAGIGENDSIVRSLALAGLEGFGIVIDSERNNAKTRGARVISADDSRVAVLVVPTNEELEIAQQTLDVVKKRM, from the coding sequence ATGGACTGCAACGTATTAGTTTTCAACTGTGGATCCTCGTCGATCAAATTTCAGTTGTTAAAAGTTGACACTGAGCAGGTGCTGGCGAAGGGCAGTGTGGAACGGGTCGGATCGATTGACGGCACCATCACTTTCGAATCCGCCGCGGGCGAAACAACCGCCAACGAACCGGTGCCGGATCATGCAGCCGGGATGACGTTGATCCGAGAAGCCTTCAAGCGCGGTGGTTTTGACCTTGATAATGCGGGAATTGTGGCTATTGGCCACAGAGTGGTGCACGGCGGGGCGGCGTTTTCCGCGCCCGTACTCATCAATGACGAAGCGCTGACAGCCATGAGAGACGTCTCGGTGCTCGCGCCACTGCACAATCCGGCAAATATCATCGGAATCGAAAGGGCCAGTGCGGCATTCCCGAAACTGCCGCAGGTAGCAGTGTTCGACACCGCCTTTTTCCAGAATCTGCCCGCCGCTGCGTCCACCTACGCAGTGGATCGACAGCTAGCGAGCGACAACGGGATTCGCCGGTACGGGTTCCACGGAACCTCCCATCAATACGTCAGCGGGCGGGTGCCCTTGATGCTGAATCGTGACCCCTCGGAGCTCAATCAGATCGTGCTTCACCTGGGCAACGGAGCTTCGGTGGCGGCGATCCGAGGGGGAGCGCCGGTGGAAACCTCGATGGGAATGACGCCGCTGGAGGGACTCGTGATGGGGACCCGATCGGGCGATATCGACGCAGGAGTGATCTTCCACCTGCACAGGGTTGCGGGTATGAGCGTGGACCAGATCGATACCGCGCTGAACCGGAAGTCCGGGATGGTGGGCCTGAGTGGCGTCAACGATTTCCGTGACCTGCACGCACTTGTCGCGGGCGGCGATCACGATGCCCAGCTCGCGTTGGATGTTTACATCCATCGGATCAAGAAATATGTGGGGGCCTACTCCGCGATTCTCGGGCGGCTTGACGCAATTACCTTTACCGCTGGTATCGGCGAGAACGATTCGATAGTAAGGTCTTTGGCGCTCGCAGGGCTTGAAGGCTTCGGAATTGTTATTGATTCCGAGCGCAATAACGCAAAGACTCGCGGGGCTCGAGTGATCTCTGCTGACGATTCTCGCGTCGCTGTGCTGGTGGTACCCACCAACGAGGAGTTGGAGATAGCCCAACAAACGCTGGATGTGGTGAAGAAAAGGATGTAG